A genome region from Acidobacteriota bacterium includes the following:
- the thiO gene encoding glycine oxidase ThiO, producing MSASFPSFDTAIIGGGVIGCSIAWHLAQAGQRVVVIERGAIGQEASWAAGGMLAPLAEADRADAFFDLCVASRALYADFARELRAASGIDIEYRIEGTLYLALTDEDEAELEHRWQWQHAAGLNVKKLKANCVRKLEPLVTDKLRWALKFPDDHQVDNRRLVKALELAARKAGVVFQPRTEALSVEIADARVTGVLTSREHLDANTVILAAGSWSTTIPLQAGLLSHLAKVKPVRGQMVAFEMPEPPLQHVVYARDAYLIPRLSGFVIAGSTTEDAGYDKRNTAGGIASIIQRACALTPALAAQPLVETWAGLRPKAGDDWPVLGADAEVQGLIYATGHYRNGILLTPITAKVVSELVLGGVPSVDLAPFSLARFNLPAH from the coding sequence ATGTCAGCATCCTTTCCCAGCTTTGACACCGCCATCATCGGTGGCGGTGTCATTGGCTGTTCCATCGCCTGGCACCTGGCCCAAGCCGGTCAACGCGTCGTCGTCATCGAACGCGGCGCTATCGGTCAGGAAGCTTCCTGGGCGGCGGGCGGTATGCTCGCCCCGCTGGCCGAAGCCGACCGCGCCGATGCCTTCTTCGATCTGTGCGTAGCCAGCCGCGCCCTCTACGCCGATTTCGCCCGCGAATTGCGCGCAGCCTCTGGCATTGACATCGAATACCGCATCGAAGGCACGCTCTATCTGGCGCTGACTGACGAAGACGAAGCGGAACTAGAACACCGCTGGCAATGGCAACACGCGGCGGGGTTGAACGTCAAAAAGCTAAAGGCCAATTGCGTGCGCAAGCTGGAACCTCTGGTCACCGACAAGCTGCGCTGGGCGCTGAAATTCCCCGACGATCATCAGGTAGACAATCGGCGACTGGTCAAGGCGCTCGAACTGGCCGCGCGCAAGGCTGGCGTCGTGTTCCAGCCGCGCACCGAAGCCCTGTCGGTTGAGATTGCCGATGCGCGCGTGACCGGCGTCTTGACCTCGCGTGAGCACCTCGACGCCAATACCGTCATCCTCGCCGCTGGCAGTTGGTCAACCACAATCCCGCTCCAGGCTGGACTGCTTTCGCATCTGGCAAAGGTCAAACCGGTGCGCGGGCAGATGGTGGCGTTTGAAATGCCTGAGCCACCGCTGCAACACGTCGTTTACGCGCGCGACGCTTATTTGATTCCGCGCCTCAGCGGCTTCGTGATTGCCGGTTCCACCACTGAGGATGCGGGCTACGATAAACGCAACACCGCTGGCGGCATTGCTTCGATCATCCAGCGTGCATGTGCGCTGACGCCTGCGCTGGCCGCGCAGCCATTGGTCGAAACCTGGGCCGGTTTGCGCCCGAAAGCCGGTGATGATTGGCCGGTGCTGGGGGCAGATGCTGAGGTGCAAGGGTTGATTTATGCCACGGGCCATTACCGCAACGGCATCCTGTTGACGCCGATCACAGCTAAGGTAGTGAGCGAACTGGTGCTGGGTGGCGTGCCGTCCGTTGATCTCGCACCATTCAGCCTTGCGCGGTTTAACTTGCCTGCCCACTAA
- a CDS encoding CPBP family intramembrane metalloprotease, which yields MFNNRILPSQQPRTYDAARMSLFIHPQTGLLRSGWRVLGFVSIAVLPRIAAAFVTLPAPATAKTEAVFEMSGAMIVVYLALVIWVALVSWFCLHFLEGLRFGALGYALHRGWWRDVLLGLAMSVLMIVVVVALQTLSGGTKLQFNPLGWRTLIGGFTLASGLLLMAAVFEEIVFRGYAFQTLLRDVPAVVPMVLLALVFGLAHWSNPNRTLFSAINTALAGVWLAVAYLKTRSLWFPTALHFGWNWTMGLCFGLPISGLPLRNSLLLSTDQGPRWLTGGSYGCEGGVPATIIFALATLLIWRAGWLRATPEMVSATAQCAPETEAPLKLGLNEPA from the coding sequence ATGTTCAATAACCGCATCTTGCCCAGCCAGCAACCACGCACCTATGATGCGGCGCGTATGAGCCTTTTCATCCACCCGCAAACCGGATTGTTACGCAGCGGCTGGCGTGTGCTGGGGTTTGTGTCCATTGCCGTGCTGCCACGCATTGCGGCGGCGTTCGTTACCCTCCCAGCGCCTGCGACGGCGAAGACCGAAGCTGTCTTTGAGATGAGCGGCGCAATGATCGTGGTTTATCTGGCGCTGGTCATTTGGGTCGCACTGGTGTCGTGGTTCTGTCTGCACTTTCTGGAAGGGTTGCGTTTCGGCGCGCTCGGCTATGCACTGCATCGCGGCTGGTGGCGCGATGTCTTGCTGGGGTTGGCGATGAGCGTGTTGATGATCGTCGTGGTCGTCGCGCTGCAAACCCTGAGCGGCGGCACAAAATTGCAATTCAATCCGCTGGGCTGGCGCACGTTGATTGGCGGCTTCACACTGGCGAGTGGCTTGCTGTTGATGGCGGCGGTGTTTGAAGAAATTGTCTTTCGTGGCTATGCCTTTCAAACACTGTTACGCGATGTCCCGGCGGTCGTGCCAATGGTCTTACTCGCGTTGGTCTTCGGTTTGGCGCATTGGTCGAATCCCAACCGGACGCTGTTTTCGGCTATCAACACAGCGTTGGCGGGCGTGTGGCTGGCGGTCGCCTATCTGAAAACACGCAGCTTGTGGTTTCCGACGGCGCTGCATTTCGGCTGGAATTGGACGATGGGCTTGTGCTTTGGCTTGCCGATTAGCGGCCTGCCGTTGCGCAATTCGTTGTTGCTTTCAACCGATCAAGGGCCGCGCTGGTTGACGGGCGGCAGTTATGGTTGCGAGGGCGGCGTGCCCGCGACCATTATTTTCGCGCTCGCCACGCTTTTGATTTGGCGCGCCGGGTGGTTACGGGCGACGCCGGAGATGGTTTCGGCTACGGCTCAATGCGCACCGGAAACCGAAGCACCGCTCAAACTCGGTCTCAATGAACCTGCTTGA
- a CDS encoding tail fiber domain-containing protein: MNHLSQADCKWAAWLSLMLLLAISVCATALAQTTAFTYQGKLTDAGNPATGAYDLQFRLFDALVSGNQVGTTLVREDVAVANGIFSVTLDFGAAAFSGANRWLEIGVRPGVSTGVFTALSPLQPITSTPYAVQSLNTMTAQNALQLGGVAANQYILTGDARLSDARPPTAGSANYIQNTTSPQAASNFNISGNGTLGGNLRANGGVTITGANGDGAVVTARRSGADAYVIIDATAASQNSVLAYRKNNFNRWLLFADNSAESGSNAGSNFRLDAYNDAGNGIGTHLFIQRASGYVGIGTTNPLVKLHVEGGNDTGIFAKSGANFGVHGESTSNYGVIGSSTLASGVAGQSSTGDGVFGRSNSGYGVYGLSSSGIGIQGQSDNNINGIAVSGLSTGSGTGVSGYSPGGFGVAGNTISGTGVYGDNGNSNTIGHAGYFNGRVGITGNLIVDGVFSNPSDARLKQQVKPLGYGLSQVLRLRPVTWKWKAQPEGQLQLGLIAQEVEDVLPELVQREADPAQPLGLNYLGLLPVAIRAIQEQQAQIAQYQKQLSAEQRRNDQQQAQLASQRGEIKALKQLVCANHRRAALCK; encoded by the coding sequence ATGAATCATCTGTCTCAGGCTGATTGCAAATGGGCGGCCTGGCTGTCGTTGATGCTGTTGTTGGCGATCAGCGTCTGCGCCACCGCGTTGGCCCAAACGACCGCGTTCACCTATCAAGGCAAACTTACGGACGCGGGCAATCCCGCCACTGGCGCGTATGATTTGCAGTTTCGTCTCTTCGATGCGCTGGTAAGCGGCAATCAGGTGGGCACGACCCTCGTCCGCGAGGATGTGGCAGTCGCCAATGGCATCTTCAGCGTGACGCTCGATTTCGGAGCGGCGGCTTTTTCGGGGGCGAATCGCTGGCTGGAAATCGGCGTGCGGCCGGGCGTGAGCACCGGCGTATTCACTGCGCTCAGCCCGCTACAACCGATCACCTCGACGCCGTATGCCGTGCAGAGTCTGAACACGATGACGGCGCAGAATGCCTTGCAGTTGGGCGGCGTGGCGGCCAATCAGTATATCTTGACGGGCGACGCGCGCTTGAGCGATGCGCGCCCGCCGACGGCGGGCAGCGCGAATTACATTCAGAACACAACCAGCCCGCAAGCCGCCAGCAATTTCAATATCAGCGGCAACGGCACGCTGGGCGGCAATCTGAGGGCCAATGGCGGCGTCACGATCACAGGCGCCAACGGCGATGGAGCAGTCGTCACGGCGCGGCGCTCCGGCGCAGACGCCTACGTCATCATTGATGCCACGGCGGCGTCTCAAAACTCCGTCCTCGCTTACCGCAAGAACAACTTCAACCGCTGGCTGCTGTTCGCCGACAATAGCGCGGAAAGCGGCAGCAACGCAGGCTCCAATTTCAGGCTTGATGCGTACAACGACGCTGGCAACGGCATTGGGACACACCTGTTCATCCAGCGGGCCTCAGGCTATGTGGGCATTGGGACTACTAACCCTTTAGTTAAGCTTCATGTTGAGGGTGGCAACGACACCGGCATTTTTGCCAAGAGCGGCGCTAACTTCGGTGTGCATGGCGAAAGCACCAGCAATTATGGCGTAATTGGCTCTAGTACCCTCGCGAGCGGCGTGGCTGGCCAAAGTAGCACGGGAGATGGGGTGTTTGGCAGAAGCAATAGCGGCTATGGCGTGTATGGTCTCAGCAGTAGCGGCATCGGCATACAAGGCCAAAGCGATAATAACATTAACGGCATTGCGGTGAGCGGCCTCAGTACCGGCAGCGGCACGGGCGTTTCGGGCTATAGCCCCGGTGGTTTTGGAGTGGCCGGAAATACAATTTCCGGCACGGGCGTCTACGGAGATAACGGTAACAGCAACACCATCGGCCACGCCGGTTATTTCAATGGCCGAGTAGGGATCACCGGCAATCTCATCGTTGACGGCGTCTTCTCAAACCCCTCCGACGCCCGGCTGAAACAGCAGGTCAAGCCGCTCGGCTACGGTCTGTCGCAAGTGCTCCGGTTGCGGCCTGTGACCTGGAAGTGGAAAGCGCAGCCGGAGGGGCAACTCCAACTCGGCCTAATCGCCCAGGAGGTTGAGGATGTGCTGCCGGAGTTGGTACAACGTGAGGCTGACCCAGCCCAACCGCTCGGCCTGAACTACCTCGGACTGCTGCCGGTGGCGATCAGGGCCATCCAGGAACAGCAGGCGCAGATCGCGCAATATCAAAAACAACTCAGCGCTGAGCAACGGCGCAACGACCAACAACAAGCCCAACTCGCCAGCCAGCGCGGTGAGATCAAAGCCTTGAAGCAGCTGGTCTGCGCCAATCATCGCAGGGCCGCGCTCTGCAAGTAA
- the nadA gene encoding quinolinate synthase NadA, whose protein sequence is MSTTTATPTYAPHVTMNPGGVKKIEDYLSLGEHELYDRIQAAKRALGDRVVILGHHYQRDDVVCHADFTGDSFKLAQQANTRPDADYIVFCGVHFMAESADILSGAQQQVILPDLAAGCSMADMAQIEQVESAWEQLEELGIASMLPITYMNSSAAIKAFCGRHEGVVCTSSNAVPLFDWALRQSEKLFFFPDEHLGRNTGVKFGIPLDRMAVWDPRQPLGGNTPEQLRAAKLILWKGFCSVHGRFLPRHVDDRRAEHPGIKVLVHPECKYEVVSKADLNGSTEYIIKTVCEAPAGSQWAVGTELNLVNRLTKQHPDKLVTLLAPDLCMCATMFRIAPENLAWSLENLAAGHVVNQIKVDDETARWARVALDRMLQIQ, encoded by the coding sequence ATGAGCACGACAACCGCGACACCAACCTACGCTCCGCACGTCACGATGAATCCGGGCGGCGTGAAAAAAATCGAAGACTATCTGAGCCTGGGCGAACATGAACTTTACGACCGCATCCAAGCGGCCAAGCGCGCGCTCGGCGACCGCGTCGTGATTCTGGGGCATCACTATCAGCGCGACGATGTCGTCTGCCACGCCGATTTCACGGGTGATTCGTTCAAACTGGCGCAGCAGGCCAACACGCGCCCCGACGCCGATTACATCGTGTTTTGCGGCGTGCATTTCATGGCCGAATCGGCGGACATCCTGAGCGGCGCGCAGCAGCAGGTCATCCTGCCCGATCTGGCGGCGGGCTGTTCGATGGCCGACATGGCGCAGATCGAACAGGTCGAGTCGGCTTGGGAGCAATTAGAAGAGCTGGGCATCGCCTCAATGTTGCCGATCACCTATATGAATTCATCGGCGGCCATCAAGGCATTTTGTGGCCGTCACGAAGGCGTGGTTTGCACTTCATCCAATGCCGTGCCGCTGTTTGATTGGGCGCTGCGACAGAGCGAGAAATTGTTCTTCTTCCCCGATGAACATCTGGGCCGCAACACGGGCGTCAAGTTCGGCATCCCGCTCGACCGTATGGCGGTGTGGGACCCGCGCCAACCACTGGGCGGCAACACGCCGGAGCAGTTGCGCGCGGCCAAGCTGATTTTGTGGAAAGGTTTCTGTTCGGTGCACGGGCGCTTTTTGCCGCGTCACGTGGACGACCGCCGCGCCGAACATCCGGGCATTAAGGTGCTGGTGCATCCCGAATGCAAATATGAAGTCGTCAGTAAAGCCGATCTGAACGGCTCGACCGAATACATCATCAAGACCGTTTGTGAAGCTCCGGCAGGCAGCCAATGGGCCGTGGGCACGGAATTGAATCTGGTCAATCGCCTGACGAAACAGCACCCCGACAAGCTGGTCACGCTGCTCGCACCCGACTTGTGCATGTGCGCGACCATGTTCCGCATCGCGCCCGAAAATCTGGCCTGGTCGTTAGAGAATCTGGCGGCGGGCCACGTCGTCAATCAGATCAAAGTGGATGACGAGACGGCGCGCTGGGCGCGGGTGGCGTTGGATCGGATGTTGCAGATTCAATGA
- a CDS encoding nitrite reductase (NAD(P)H) small subunit, protein MPDEKRFHRVATRAEITPQTGLRVQVGTHEIAIFNRAGTLYALDNHCPHRGASLAEGFVDGGRVLCPLHLFDFDLQTGMCGAVGELKVMTYEVKVESDEVFVLV, encoded by the coding sequence ATGCCAGACGAAAAACGCTTCCACCGCGTCGCCACCCGCGCCGAAATCACACCACAAACCGGCCTGCGAGTGCAGGTCGGGACGCATGAAATCGCCATCTTCAATCGCGCGGGCACTCTTTACGCGCTCGACAACCACTGCCCCCATCGCGGCGCTTCGCTCGCTGAAGGTTTTGTGGATGGCGGGCGTGTGCTTTGCCCGCTGCACCTATTCGATTTTGATTTGCAGACGGGGATGTGCGGTGCGGTAGGTGAATTGAAAGTGATGACGTATGAGGTGAAGGTGGAAAGTGATGAGGTCTTTGTGCTGGTTTGA
- a CDS encoding phosphoenolpyruvate carboxykinase, whose protein sequence is MDPRPVKVTTQAGWNPSSYGLDKQGLLAKLAYWNLPAGELYEHVIRRNEGQVAHLGPLVVNTGQHTGRSPNDKFIVREPSCEEHVWWGKVNRPFTEANFDRIYAKVLQHLQSQEVYVQDCFAGADPAFRVPIRVITEYAWHSLFARHMFVRPDWDKQAASHVPEFTVINTPSLQAHPATDGTTSGTYILMNFARKLILIGGTSYAGETKKSIFTLLNYLLPLRGVLSMHCSANIGASGDAAIFFGLSGTGKTTLSADPERKLIGDDEHGWSERGVFNIEGGCYAKVINLSPAAEPEIYACTRRFATVLENVTMDPVTRRLNLDDGSVTENTRAAYPLSYISNHEPSGMGGHPKNIIMLTADAFGILPPIAKLTPEQAMYHFISGYTAKLAGTEKGLSSEPQATFSTCFGAPFMVHHPGVYAELLRERIAKHNANCWLVNTGWSGGPYGVGQRMKIAYTRAMVRAALDGRLNDVPTEADPIFGVHVPTACPDVPSEVLKPRNTWPDKNAYDEKARHLAKLFNENFKQFEAGVTEAVKAAGPRA, encoded by the coding sequence ATGGATCCGAGACCTGTGAAAGTGACGACCCAAGCGGGCTGGAATCCCAGCAGCTACGGTCTCGATAAACAAGGCTTGTTGGCCAAGCTGGCGTATTGGAATTTACCAGCCGGAGAACTTTACGAGCACGTCATTCGCCGCAACGAAGGCCAAGTCGCCCACCTGGGGCCGCTGGTCGTCAACACGGGCCAGCACACGGGCCGTTCGCCCAACGACAAATTCATCGTGCGCGAACCGTCCTGCGAAGAACACGTCTGGTGGGGCAAGGTCAATCGCCCATTTACCGAAGCCAACTTCGACCGCATTTACGCCAAGGTGTTGCAGCACCTGCAATCACAAGAAGTTTATGTCCAGGATTGTTTCGCGGGCGCCGACCCGGCCTTCCGCGTCCCGATTCGCGTGATCACCGAATACGCCTGGCACAGCCTGTTTGCGCGCCACATGTTCGTGCGCCCCGATTGGGACAAACAAGCGGCCAGCCACGTGCCCGAGTTCACCGTCATCAACACGCCCTCGTTGCAAGCCCACCCGGCGACCGATGGCACCACCTCCGGCACTTACATCCTGATGAATTTCGCGCGCAAGTTGATCCTGATCGGCGGCACCAGCTACGCGGGCGAGACCAAGAAGTCCATCTTCACGCTGTTGAATTACCTGCTGCCCTTGCGCGGCGTGCTCTCGATGCACTGTTCGGCCAACATTGGCGCGAGCGGCGACGCGGCGATTTTCTTCGGGTTGTCGGGCACAGGCAAAACGACGCTCTCGGCTGACCCCGAACGCAAGCTGATCGGCGATGATGAACACGGCTGGTCGGAACGCGGCGTCTTCAACATCGAAGGCGGCTGTTACGCCAAAGTCATCAACCTCTCGCCCGCAGCCGAACCGGAGATTTATGCCTGCACGCGCCGCTTTGCTACGGTGCTCGAAAACGTGACGATGGACCCAGTCACGCGCCGCTTGAACCTGGACGATGGTTCTGTCACCGAAAACACGCGCGCGGCCTATCCGCTGTCTTACATCTCGAACCATGAACCGTCGGGCATGGGCGGCCATCCGAAAAACATCATAATGCTCACCGCCGACGCCTTCGGCATTCTGCCGCCGATTGCGAAGCTGACGCCCGAACAGGCGATGTACCACTTCATTTCCGGCTATACGGCCAAGCTGGCGGGCACCGAAAAAGGTTTGAGCAGCGAGCCGCAAGCGACCTTTTCGACCTGCTTCGGCGCGCCGTTTATGGTGCATCATCCGGGCGTGTATGCCGAACTGTTGCGCGAACGCATCGCCAAGCACAATGCCAATTGCTGGCTGGTCAACACCGGCTGGTCGGGCGGGCCGTATGGCGTCGGGCAGCGCATGAAAATCGCCTACACACGCGCGATGGTGCGCGCCGCGCTGGACGGACGTTTGAACGATGTGCCGACCGAAGCCGATCCGATCTTCGGCGTGCATGTGCCGACGGCTTGCCCCGATGTGCCGAGCGAAGTGCTGAAACCGCGCAACACCTGGCCGGACAAAAACGCCTACGACGAAAAGGCCAGGCATCTGGCGAAGCTGTTTAACGAAAACTTCAAACAATTTGAAGCGGGCGTGACGGAAGCGGTGAAGGCGGCAGGGCCGCGCGCCTAG
- a CDS encoding sigma-54-dependent Fis family transcriptional regulator — protein MAHSILIVDDEPGIRQSLTGVLEDEGFSVTAVASGEESLHALERRLFACVLLDVWMPGMDGLETLARIKAAYPDVSVVMISGHGRIETAVRATKLGAYDFIEKPLALEKTVLTIKNAIRQRELETANSELQAQLERGYAMIGESVPMRALRQQIRYAAPTSGRVLLYGESGTGKELVARALHAQSLRASKPFVEVNCAAIPEELIESELFGHLKGAFSGATQAKRGKFERADGATLFLDEVGDMSLRTQSKVLRALEEQRFEPVGSEATVNVDVRVIAATNKKLEEEIESGAFRADLFYRLNVIPFEIPPLRERLEDVPLLVEHFRREFSVANGRPPKEFKPSAIERMQSYSWPGNVRELRNTVERVIIMHARPQIEADDLPILGAEVPPASSYNFDSYRAAAETYEREYILRKLAETEGHITRTAELMGIDRSHLYRRMKALGINRGQES, from the coding sequence ATGGCCCATTCGATATTAATCGTGGATGACGAACCCGGCATCCGCCAATCGCTGACCGGCGTGCTCGAAGACGAAGGTTTCAGCGTCACTGCCGTGGCAAGTGGCGAAGAGTCTTTGCACGCGCTCGAACGCCGCTTGTTTGCCTGCGTGCTGCTGGACGTTTGGATGCCGGGCATGGATGGGTTGGAAACACTGGCGCGCATCAAAGCGGCCTATCCCGATGTCAGCGTCGTGATGATCTCAGGCCACGGGCGCATCGAGACCGCCGTGCGCGCGACCAAGCTGGGCGCTTACGATTTCATCGAAAAACCCTTGGCGCTCGAAAAGACCGTGCTGACCATCAAGAACGCAATTCGCCAGCGCGAACTCGAAACTGCCAACTCCGAATTGCAGGCCCAACTCGAACGCGGCTACGCGATGATCGGCGAATCGGTGCCGATGCGCGCCTTGCGCCAGCAGATTCGTTACGCCGCGCCGACCAGCGGGCGCGTGCTGTTGTATGGCGAATCGGGCACCGGCAAAGAACTGGTCGCACGCGCGCTGCACGCTCAATCCCTGCGCGCCAGCAAACCCTTCGTCGAAGTGAATTGCGCCGCGATCCCAGAAGAGTTGATCGAATCGGAACTCTTTGGCCACCTCAAAGGCGCGTTCAGCGGCGCGACCCAGGCCAAGCGCGGCAAGTTCGAGCGGGCCGATGGCGCGACGCTCTTTCTCGATGAAGTCGGCGATATGAGTCTGAGGACGCAATCCAAAGTTTTGCGCGCCCTGGAAGAGCAACGCTTCGAGCCAGTGGGATCAGAAGCGACGGTCAACGTGGATGTGCGTGTGATCGCCGCCACCAACAAGAAGCTGGAAGAAGAAATCGAGAGCGGCGCCTTTCGCGCTGATCTGTTTTATCGCCTGAACGTCATCCCGTTTGAAATCCCGCCGTTGCGCGAACGGCTGGAAGACGTGCCGCTGCTGGTCGAACACTTCCGCCGCGAATTTTCGGTCGCCAATGGCCGCCCGCCCAAAGAGTTCAAACCTTCGGCTATTGAGCGGATGCAAAGTTACAGTTGGCCCGGCAACGTGCGCGAACTGCGCAACACGGTCGAGCGCGTCATCATCATGCACGCGCGGCCACAGATCGAAGCCGACGACCTGCCGATTCTGGGGGCCGAGGTGCCGCCCGCGTCCAGCTACAATTTCGACTCTTACCGCGCGGCCGCTGAGACTTATGAACGCGAATACATTCTGCGCAAACTGGCCGAAACCGAAGGCCACATTACGCGCACGGCTGAACTGATGGGCATTGATCGCAGCCATCTTTACCGGCGCATGAAGGCGCTCGGCATCAATCGGGGACAAGAGAGTTGA
- a CDS encoding HAMP domain-containing protein: MNTPATQTDEQLARRIQRRRTRIVVLAVITGLLFTLLFVQQAFDTLPWVRPDTASGTYILFALSTFNFLAFVVLLMVFVRNIIKLRREQQAGKSGARFKQRLVFYSVVLSLLPVTFMFFGAYGFLNRSLEKWFSLPADEMLSNALYIQSQYLKGEREGLERTAETISRMLLHAAPEQRFAILGKEAATQHLELGQLHDKDGQIIAQHGQLDPRQLSDKFRQTWLAARAKALQGARFSAELTESAAQGKATIHLVAAVPTEQGGAFVIAQPAEEDFANNINRIREVETTYEKLKSDKRAIRQTSMQTLLLLTLLVLFIAFWLALYVARGIADPVQQLAQATQHIRQGDLDYRASVVGDDELAALATSFNEMTAEMSSNRRTLEERRRYIETILQSLSAGVISLDEHSNITTINPAAQRLLHLDAPPESGVALGALLPEEQREELRRMTRRAARVNSVTREVHFTLANNAKLDAAITVTALHDPAGQTRGAVIVLEDLSELIEAQRRAAWSEVARRMAHEIKNPLTPIRLSADRLAKNLLLNADGTNGSNGSPSNLTERQSKLVRECTTLIGTEVETLQRMVDEFSTFARLPNAQLELSSLNVVVAGALKLYDERLDGVRLETRLASDLPSVWLDPEQLKRVLVNLIDNAAEAISSSNDAQHERRITVETRELADRDALELTVADTGPGIVPADRERIFDPYFSTRKRGTGLGLAIVSRIVAEHQGRIRVSENLPRGARFTLELPLNN; the protein is encoded by the coding sequence ATGAACACACCCGCCACGCAAACCGATGAACAACTCGCGCGCCGCATCCAGCGCCGCCGCACGCGCATTGTGGTGTTGGCGGTCATCACGGGCCTGCTGTTTACGCTGCTGTTCGTTCAGCAAGCCTTCGACACGCTGCCCTGGGTGCGTCCGGATACGGCCAGCGGCACGTATATTCTCTTTGCGCTCTCGACGTTCAACTTCCTGGCCTTTGTGGTGTTGCTGATGGTGTTTGTACGCAACATCATCAAGTTGCGCCGCGAACAGCAAGCGGGCAAGTCGGGGGCGCGGTTCAAACAGCGGCTGGTGTTTTATTCGGTCGTACTGTCGTTGTTGCCGGTGACGTTTATGTTTTTCGGGGCCTACGGCTTTCTCAATCGCAGCCTGGAGAAATGGTTCAGCTTACCGGCGGACGAGATGCTCTCCAATGCGCTTTACATCCAGTCGCAATATCTCAAAGGCGAACGCGAAGGGTTGGAACGCACCGCCGAGACGATTAGCCGTATGCTTTTGCACGCCGCGCCCGAACAACGTTTCGCGATCCTTGGCAAAGAGGCCGCCACGCAGCATCTGGAACTGGGGCAATTGCACGACAAAGACGGACAAATCATCGCCCAGCATGGCCAGCTCGATCCCCGGCAGCTTTCCGACAAGTTTCGCCAGACTTGGCTGGCAGCGCGCGCAAAGGCCTTGCAGGGCGCACGTTTCAGCGCCGAATTGACCGAATCGGCGGCGCAGGGCAAAGCCACGATCCATTTGGTCGCCGCCGTGCCCACCGAACAGGGCGGCGCCTTTGTCATCGCCCAGCCAGCCGAAGAAGATTTCGCCAACAACATCAACCGCATCCGCGAGGTCGAGACGACTTACGAAAAACTCAAAAGCGACAAACGCGCCATTCGCCAGACTTCAATGCAAACGCTCTTGCTGCTGACGCTGCTGGTGCTGTTCATCGCCTTCTGGCTGGCGCTCTATGTCGCGCGCGGCATCGCCGATCCGGTGCAACAACTGGCGCAAGCAACGCAACACATACGGCAAGGCGATCTGGATTATCGCGCCAGCGTCGTGGGCGATGACGAATTGGCCGCGCTGGCCACGTCGTTCAATGAGATGACGGCGGAAATGTCGTCCAACCGGCGCACGCTGGAAGAGCGCCGCCGCTACATCGAAACCATTTTGCAAAGCCTCTCGGCGGGCGTGATCTCGCTGGACGAACACAGCAACATCACGACGATCAATCCGGCGGCGCAACGCCTATTGCATCTGGATGCGCCGCCCGAATCCGGCGTAGCACTGGGCGCGCTGCTGCCCGAAGAGCAACGCGAAGAGTTACGCCGTATGACGCGCCGCGCCGCCCGCGTCAATTCGGTCACGCGCGAAGTCCATTTCACGCTTGCCAACAATGCCAAGCTCGACGCCGCCATCACGGTCACGGCGCTGCACGATCCGGCGGGCCAAACGCGCGGCGCGGTCATCGTGCTGGAAGATTTAAGCGAACTGATCGAAGCCCAACGCCGCGCCGCCTGGAGCGAGGTCGCCCGCCGCATGGCGCACGAGATCAAAAATCCGCTGACGCCGATTCGTTTGTCCGCAGATCGGCTGGCGAAAAACCTGTTGCTGAACGCAGATGGTACGAATGGCTCGAATGGTTCGCCGTCCAATCTGACCGAACGCCAGTCAAAGCTGGTGCGCGAATGCACGACGTTGATCGGCACCGAGGTCGAGACGCTGCAACGCATGGTGGATGAATTTTCGACTTTCGCTCGTTTGCCTAACGCACAACTCGAACTCAGTTCGTTGAATGTCGTGGTCGCGGGCGCGCTCAAACTTTATGACGAACGGTTGGATGGTGTGCGCTTGGAAACGCGGCTGGCTTCTGATTTACCATCGGTCTGGCTCGATCCCGAACAGCTCAAACGCGTATTGGTCAACTTGATTGATAATGCTGCTGAGGCAATCTCCAGCAGCAACGATGCGCAACACGAACGCCGCATCACGGTTGAAACGCGCGAACTCGCCGACCGCGATGCGCTGGAACTGACCGTCGCCGACACCGGCCCCGGCATTGTGCCCGCTGACCGCGAACGTATCTTTGACCCATACTTTTCGACGCGCAAACGCGGCACCGGCTTGGGGCTGGCCATCGTTAGCCGTATCGTGGCCGAACATCAGGGGCGCATCCGCGTGAGCGAAAACCTGCCGCGCGGCGCCCGCTTCACGCTTGAGTTGCCGTTGAATAATTGA